The following coding sequences are from one Bacilli bacterium window:
- a CDS encoding YqhG family protein — protein MNEMRVKEFAAEYLQATGSRIIEMGRRHILVKLSPEADKQLTNRPFYWGFVERTGVEPETMTFLFQFGPTDEAAPVKTQLPGRVVSERITFGSRRLEDIFKACKAKGKFVNLFEQPAEGARISGRSSTCTTWFAVNYKIEFACDMKRDELHSLGISLSTGEIVENFYPIICNRQLSPKLPAYTQLKETISLTTALIHLERHLENKLKTYDTAWAEEAKMRLAEELDRVSGYYEPMLASAGKEEQAEIRTKFQSRIAEINWHYSPRILVNAVNCGLFHLLREPVGKT, from the coding sequence ATGAATGAAATGCGCGTAAAAGAGTTTGCGGCCGAATATTTGCAGGCGACCGGCAGCCGGATTATCGAGATGGGACGGCGGCATATTCTCGTCAAGCTGTCGCCGGAAGCGGACAAGCAATTGACCAATCGGCCGTTTTACTGGGGATTCGTCGAGCGAACCGGCGTGGAACCGGAAACGATGACGTTTCTGTTCCAATTCGGCCCGACGGATGAAGCCGCGCCGGTAAAAACGCAACTGCCGGGCAGGGTCGTTTCCGAGCGCATTACGTTTGGCAGCCGCAGGCTGGAGGATATTTTCAAGGCATGCAAAGCAAAGGGCAAATTCGTCAACCTGTTTGAACAACCGGCGGAAGGCGCGAGGATTTCGGGGCGGTCGTCCACTTGCACAACCTGGTTCGCGGTCAATTACAAAATCGAGTTTGCCTGCGATATGAAACGGGATGAACTGCATTCCCTGGGCATCAGCTTATCCACCGGCGAAATTGTGGAGAACTTTTACCCGATTATCTGTAACAGACAGCTTTCCCCGAAATTGCCCGCTTACACGCAATTAAAAGAAACGATCTCTTTAACGACCGCGCTCATCCATCTGGAACGCCATCTGGAGAACAAGTTGAAAACATACGACACGGCATGGGCGGAAGAAGCCAAAATGAGGCTTGCCGAAGAGCTGGATCGGGTCAGCGGATATTACGAGCCGATGCTGGCCTCAGCCGGCAAGGAGGAGCAGGCGGAAATCCGAACAAAATTCCAAAGCCGCATAGCGGAAATTAATTGGCACTACTCGCCGCGCATATTGGTTAATGCCGTCAATTGCGGTTTGTTTCATCTCCTGCGCGAACCTGTTGGCAAAACATGA
- a CDS encoding YqzE family protein yields MGKYDSEELVKYLAEQFVHFLETPKEKRRAQKIERRKARGKWSLNWFGLLPVTLSVWTGRLRRRKRFD; encoded by the coding sequence ATGGGCAAATACGACAGCGAAGAGTTGGTAAAATATTTGGCGGAACAATTTGTCCACTTTCTGGAGACGCCGAAGGAGAAACGCCGCGCGCAAAAAATCGAACGCCGCAAAGCGCGCGGGAAATGGTCGCTAAACTGGTTCGGCTTGCTTCCGGTCACTTTGTCCGTCTGGACCGGGCGGCTTAGGCGGCGCAAACGTTTCGATTGA